One Methylocapsa sp. D3K7 DNA window includes the following coding sequences:
- a CDS encoding YidB family protein codes for MMASFADLIEEIDRRYSPGPKAPQLVQETFRWVMEQPGGAEGLLERCSAAGLAAEVASWVDGLAPVPLSGQEVEQTLGAETLGAFAEKTGLNPNFVRTILGYALPEIIMLAKSGAVPPEIPVLNADEPAVALSPSPAEPFSPEDTAPMQAGDRIFLPAPAPRVPPRFKKFATSGSVLALALFGLAWAGWHFSGGPASRESAGRTETHMAEDIRALKASVEALRAAQSQSQTDATTLADLKSRLDAAKSETAASIADVAGKVAQLRDSETKVSQLSERLDRLEHEIAGPAASAPGATPVQGAASGRKPAQMAAALPRPPAFDPSQDSGGPGSRRSRPQLITNWVVRAVYDGIALVEGPHGSIEVAPGEPIPGAGTVISIERRGAGWIVITNRGLVDSAPGGFPSRDQPRF; via the coding sequence ATGATGGCGAGTTTTGCTGACCTCATTGAAGAAATCGACAGGCGGTACAGTCCCGGTCCCAAGGCGCCCCAGCTTGTCCAAGAGACCTTCCGCTGGGTGATGGAGCAACCCGGCGGGGCCGAGGGTCTGTTGGAGAGATGCAGCGCGGCGGGCCTTGCCGCCGAGGTTGCATCCTGGGTGGACGGATTGGCTCCCGTGCCTCTGTCCGGGCAAGAGGTCGAGCAAACCCTTGGCGCCGAGACTCTTGGCGCCTTCGCCGAGAAGACCGGCCTCAATCCCAATTTTGTCAGAACGATTTTGGGCTATGCCCTTCCCGAAATCATCATGCTGGCGAAAAGCGGTGCCGTCCCGCCTGAAATTCCGGTTTTGAACGCCGACGAACCCGCTGTTGCGCTTTCGCCGTCCCCGGCCGAACCCTTTTCGCCAGAGGACACAGCGCCCATGCAGGCGGGCGACAGGATATTCCTTCCCGCTCCCGCACCAAGGGTGCCGCCGCGTTTCAAAAAATTCGCCACTTCAGGTTCGGTGCTGGCGCTTGCTCTTTTTGGTTTGGCCTGGGCGGGGTGGCATTTTTCCGGTGGTCCCGCATCACGGGAGAGTGCCGGGCGGACAGAGACGCACATGGCCGAGGACATCCGGGCCCTCAAAGCGAGCGTTGAGGCTTTGCGCGCCGCCCAGAGCCAGTCACAGACAGATGCCACAACGCTTGCCGATCTGAAGTCGCGGCTCGATGCGGCGAAGAGCGAGACGGCGGCGTCGATCGCCGACGTTGCAGGGAAGGTCGCGCAGCTACGGGATTCCGAGACGAAAGTGTCGCAACTTTCCGAGCGGCTGGATCGCCTCGAACATGAGATCGCGGGCCCCGCTGCTTCCGCACCCGGCGCCACCCCGGTCCAAGGCGCCGCGAGCGGCCGGAAGCCGGCGCAAATGGCCGCCGCGCTGCCCAGGCCGCCAGCCTTCGACCCGTCCCAAGATTCCGGCGGCCCAGGATCGCGCCGAAGCCGGCCGCAATTGATCACGAATTGGGTTGTCCGTGCCGTTTACGATGGGATCGCGCTCGTCGAAGGTCCGCATGGCTCCATCGAGGTCGCGCCGGGCGAGCCAATTCCTGGCGCCGGCACGGTGATCTCGATCGAACGGCGTGGCGCCGGCTGGATTGTGATCACCAACCGCGGACTCGTCGATTCGGCGCCCGGCGGATTCCCGTCAAGGGACCAGCCGCGCTTTTAG
- a CDS encoding HU family DNA-binding protein has protein sequence MAKAKTGKPAARKKASKPEAAAVRPVKETLTKSALINLIAEQNDIPRKTAVGVYATLENVCLGSVHPRGVGEFTLPGLLKVTLRKVPARRAGTLVRNPATGQLVKAAAKPASIRVKIRPLSKLKSAALP, from the coding sequence GTGGCTAAGGCAAAAACCGGCAAGCCCGCGGCGAGGAAAAAAGCGAGCAAACCCGAAGCAGCGGCGGTTCGCCCGGTCAAAGAAACCCTGACCAAGTCGGCGCTGATCAACCTGATTGCCGAGCAGAACGATATTCCTCGTAAGACCGCTGTAGGTGTCTACGCAACCTTGGAAAATGTGTGTTTGGGATCGGTGCATCCACGCGGCGTTGGCGAATTTACTTTGCCGGGACTGCTGAAAGTCACCCTTCGCAAAGTGCCGGCCCGCAGGGCTGGAACGCTCGTCCGCAATCCCGCCACCGGCCAGTTGGTCAAGGCAGCCGCGAAACCCGCGAGCATCCGCGTCAAGATCCGCCCGCTGTCGAAATTGAAATCTGCCGCTTTGCCTTAA
- a CDS encoding glutathione S-transferase family protein, giving the protein MLTLYSYPDLFGVADNNPYGLKVYAFLKLCKLAFRHEHILDAEKAPRGQLPYLEDNGEAIGDSDTIIAHLIARYTLPIDDGLTASQRDTDHLIRRMLDDLYWVMSYSRWKDPRFWPLFRDALLRTHPGLTKAALDKARDYNFKRYYYQGIGRYEPEAVYDRGVADLRVLAHLVPEGGFLFGAKPSSGDASIYGFTANIYFYEIDTPLKEFLMSRPNLVAHCRAIHAALAG; this is encoded by the coding sequence ATGCTGACCCTTTATTCCTACCCGGATCTTTTTGGCGTTGCCGACAACAATCCGTATGGATTGAAGGTCTATGCTTTCCTGAAGCTGTGCAAGCTTGCCTTCCGGCACGAACATATCCTCGATGCGGAGAAGGCGCCGCGTGGGCAGCTACCCTATCTTGAGGACAATGGCGAGGCCATCGGCGATAGCGACACGATCATCGCCCATCTGATTGCGCGCTACACGCTGCCAATCGACGATGGTTTGACGGCAAGCCAGCGCGATACGGATCATCTCATCCGGCGGATGCTCGATGATCTCTATTGGGTGATGTCTTATTCGCGCTGGAAAGACCCGCGCTTCTGGCCGCTGTTCCGGGATGCGCTTTTGCGCACCCATCCCGGCCTCACGAAAGCCGCACTGGACAAGGCGCGGGACTATAATTTCAAACGTTATTATTATCAGGGTATCGGGCGCTACGAGCCGGAGGCGGTTTACGACAGGGGGGTTGCCGACCTGCGGGTGCTGGCGCACCTCGTCCCCGAGGGAGGATTCCTGTTTGGGGCAAAACCGTCCAGCGGCGACGCGAGCATTTACGGATTTACCGCCAATATCTATTTTTACGAGATCGACACGCCGCTCAAGGAGTTTTTGATGTCCCGGCCCAATCTCGTCGCGCATTGCCGGGCGATCCATGCCGCGCTCGCGGGATGA
- a CDS encoding CDP-alcohol phosphatidyltransferase family protein codes for MPPFAAGFLVHCFTASGAALGLAALFAAADGRFAAMFAFLGAALAIDAVDGTLARRAKVAESVPHIDGVMLDLVVDFLTYVVVPLVAVWRSGLLAPPLAVLVCCVVCAASALYFADKRMKTHDLWFRGFPAIWNVLAFYLLVFRPGPMVATAVVIAAACLMFAPVVFVHPLRVVRLRLATMTATGAWSAAAIAAVDQGLSQADFGIKAVLLGVGVYFLILPLFRNSP; via the coding sequence ATGCCCCCCTTTGCCGCCGGGTTTCTTGTGCATTGCTTCACCGCCAGCGGCGCGGCGCTGGGGCTCGCGGCACTGTTCGCCGCCGCCGATGGGCGGTTTGCCGCGATGTTCGCTTTTCTGGGCGCGGCGCTGGCGATTGATGCCGTGGACGGCACCTTGGCGCGGCGGGCCAAGGTCGCGGAGAGCGTGCCGCATATCGACGGCGTCATGCTCGACCTCGTTGTCGATTTTCTGACCTATGTGGTGGTGCCGCTCGTCGCCGTGTGGCGTTCAGGCCTCCTCGCGCCGCCGCTCGCGGTCCTTGTTTGCTGCGTGGTCTGCGCGGCTTCGGCGCTTTATTTCGCCGACAAGCGCATGAAGACCCACGATCTCTGGTTTCGCGGATTTCCGGCGATTTGGAACGTGCTGGCGTTTTATTTGCTGGTGTTCCGGCCGGGGCCAATGGTTGCCACGGCGGTTGTCATCGCCGCTGCTTGCTTGATGTTCGCGCCGGTTGTCTTCGTGCACCCGTTGCGCGTGGTGCGTTTGCGCCTCGCGACAATGACGGCGACGGGGGCCTGGAGTGCCGCCGCAATCGCCGCCGTGGACCAGGGTCTCTCGCAGGCGGATTTCGGCATCAAGGCTGTGCTCCTCGGGGTGGGGGTGTATTTTCTGATCTTGCCGCTGTTCCGCAACAGCCCATAG
- a CDS encoding thioredoxin domain-containing protein: MSANGHNELGQAASPYLLQHANNPVHWRMWGEAALTEAQASNKPILLSVGYAACHWCHVMAHESFEDVPTAAVMNELFVNIKVDREERPDIDHIYMSALHALGERGGWPLTMFLTPEGEPFWGGTYFPKDSNYGRPSFVSVLKTVAEAFRKEPARIKQNTEAIGRALSRVAPGGGDGVLGLSQLDALAPQIVPIIDTVAGGLNGAPKFPNTPILELLWRAGGRLGKEPYRDLVKLTLTNMSEGGIYDHLGGGYARYSTDVQWLVPHFEKMLYDNAQILEMLALCHHEYGGELFRARAQDTVGWLAREMTNPEGAFCASIDADSEGIEGKFYVWTYGEIAALLGPEDAAFFGKFYDANRFGNWDDEAHGGHAIILNRLDTPKPSLEEEARLVPLRAKLFAARKKRIRPGLDDKILADWNGLMIAALVHAATLFDEPEWIALAARSYAFIVDNMQYTDAQGNRRLAHSWRAGVLVKPGLALDHAAMMGAALALHEARNFGPSLTRDYLADAIGWAEAMEVYHRDPASGFLAMSANDAGDVILRLAPTSDDAIPNAHPLYLAALIRLTGLTGDERWLARADALFAALSAAVRGNLVSHAGILNALDFRLRAKEIVTAGPQRKQLYEAALGVPFTARMVMDIEGVEEVPQTHPAHAQVKLAGEAAAFVCSGGTCSLPVRDAEALLANIGYA; this comes from the coding sequence ATGTCGGCAAATGGACACAACGAACTTGGGCAAGCCGCGAGCCCGTATCTTTTGCAGCATGCCAACAATCCAGTGCATTGGCGGATGTGGGGCGAGGCGGCGCTCACGGAAGCGCAAGCCTCGAACAAACCCATCCTGCTGTCCGTCGGCTACGCGGCCTGCCATTGGTGCCATGTGATGGCGCATGAGAGTTTCGAGGACGTGCCGACCGCCGCCGTCATGAACGAGCTTTTCGTGAATATCAAAGTTGATCGCGAGGAGCGGCCGGACATCGATCACATTTATATGTCGGCGCTGCATGCGCTTGGTGAGCGCGGCGGCTGGCCGTTGACGATGTTTTTGACGCCTGAAGGCGAGCCCTTTTGGGGCGGCACGTATTTTCCGAAGGACTCCAACTACGGCAGGCCCTCTTTCGTCAGCGTCTTGAAGACGGTTGCCGAGGCGTTCCGCAAGGAGCCCGCGCGGATCAAGCAAAATACCGAAGCGATCGGCCGCGCCCTCTCCAGGGTGGCGCCGGGCGGCGGCGATGGGGTTCTGGGTCTTTCGCAATTGGACGCCCTCGCGCCGCAGATCGTCCCGATCATCGATACGGTTGCGGGCGGCTTGAATGGGGCGCCGAAATTTCCCAATACGCCCATCCTCGAACTGCTCTGGCGTGCGGGTGGCCGGCTGGGGAAGGAGCCTTATCGCGATCTCGTCAAATTGACCCTGACGAATATGTCGGAAGGCGGCATTTACGATCACCTCGGCGGCGGCTATGCCCGCTATTCGACGGATGTGCAATGGCTCGTGCCGCATTTCGAGAAAATGCTCTACGACAATGCGCAGATCCTCGAAATGCTGGCACTCTGCCATCATGAATATGGCGGCGAACTTTTCCGGGCGCGGGCGCAAGACACTGTGGGCTGGCTAGCGCGCGAGATGACCAATCCAGAGGGCGCGTTTTGCGCCAGCATCGATGCCGACAGCGAAGGCATCGAAGGCAAGTTTTATGTCTGGACCTATGGCGAAATCGCCGCGCTGCTGGGGCCGGAGGACGCCGCATTTTTTGGTAAATTCTACGATGCCAATAGGTTTGGCAATTGGGACGACGAGGCGCATGGCGGCCACGCGATCATCCTCAACCGGCTCGACACTCCAAAACCTTCTTTGGAGGAAGAAGCGCGGCTGGTGCCGTTGCGCGCGAAACTTTTCGCGGCACGTAAGAAGCGCATCAGGCCTGGCCTCGACGACAAAATTCTCGCCGATTGGAATGGGCTGATGATCGCTGCCCTCGTTCATGCCGCGACGCTATTTGATGAACCCGAATGGATCGCGCTCGCCGCGCGGTCCTATGCGTTCATCGTTGACAATATGCAATATACCGATGCGCAAGGAAACCGGCGCCTCGCTCATTCGTGGCGCGCCGGCGTGCTTGTGAAGCCGGGTCTTGCGCTCGATCATGCCGCGATGATGGGCGCCGCGCTCGCGCTGCATGAAGCGCGCAATTTCGGGCCGTCGCTTACTCGTGATTATCTCGCCGATGCGATTGGCTGGGCGGAGGCGATGGAGGTCTATCATCGCGATCCGGCCAGCGGGTTCCTCGCCATGTCCGCCAATGACGCGGGCGATGTCATCCTGCGGCTCGCCCCGACATCGGATGACGCGATCCCCAACGCGCATCCTCTCTATTTGGCCGCGCTCATCCGGCTCACGGGTCTCACGGGCGATGAACGCTGGCTGGCGCGGGCCGATGCACTTTTCGCTGCCCTGAGCGCGGCGGTGCGGGGCAATCTGGTCAGCCACGCCGGCATCTTGAACGCACTCGATTTCCGGCTGCGCGCCAAGGAAATCGTCACAGCTGGGCCGCAGCGGAAGCAGCTTTACGAGGCGGCGCTTGGTGTGCCCTTTACCGCGCGCATGGTGATGGACATCGAGGGGGTGGAGGAAGTGCCGCAAACCCATCCTGCTCATGCGCAAGTAAAACTGGCGGGCGAGGCGGCGGCGTTCGTCTGCTCCGGCGGCACGTGTTCCTTGCCGGTGCGGGACGCCGAGGCATTGCTGGCGAATATTGGTTATGCTTAA